In one window of Halococcus saccharolyticus DSM 5350 DNA:
- a CDS encoding MATE family efflux transporter, which yields MERPPNPIRLVVYWVGLALVRAGLIDRERARRTTDLAWPRIVTGLARMSKNAIDVAMVGIAIGTSAITGVGFAASFWGIAFALGGGVASGTIALVSQAYGADESGGQAVRSSVVLVLALTIPVAALFWSLPTELIGLLSNDPTVVALGGDYLRVVGLGIPFAGLNLIGSRTLVGTDDAWTPMVIRAGGAVVNIALNAVLIFGVGLGVVGAAIGTVVANVVVTTTFALGLTHGRVPFVGLFAVTLDPLGTYVDRDTIRQLVEIGTPMIGKNLAWRLGEFPLLAIVDIFGTAVAAAFVIALRVRDLMNTPGWGFSLASSSLVGQELGIGDEASAEAYGRDVMRFAVVVYFVSAGLVFVLAEPIALAFVGDPTAPALPITVTLIYATCIGIVFRGLSRTASGPLRASGDTRWPFYGQVLGYAVAIPVAYLGAVTPLGLAGLGLAIVIEMVAPAIVNYYRFSTGKWKAISRSYRPAASAGD from the coding sequence GTGGAACGCCCTCCAAACCCGATCCGGCTGGTCGTGTACTGGGTCGGTCTCGCGCTCGTCCGCGCGGGGCTGATCGACCGAGAGCGAGCGCGCCGAACGACCGACCTCGCGTGGCCGCGGATTGTCACCGGTCTCGCGCGAATGTCGAAAAACGCCATCGACGTTGCGATGGTCGGCATCGCTATCGGCACGAGCGCGATCACGGGCGTCGGATTCGCAGCTTCGTTCTGGGGCATCGCGTTCGCGCTCGGTGGTGGCGTCGCCAGCGGCACCATCGCACTCGTTTCGCAGGCATACGGTGCTGACGAGAGCGGTGGGCAGGCCGTCCGATCAAGTGTCGTACTCGTACTCGCGCTCACGATCCCCGTTGCCGCGCTCTTCTGGTCGCTGCCAACCGAACTCATCGGCCTGCTCAGCAACGATCCGACCGTCGTGGCCCTCGGTGGGGACTACCTCCGCGTCGTCGGGTTGGGGATCCCCTTCGCCGGGTTGAACCTCATCGGGAGTCGGACGCTCGTCGGCACCGACGACGCGTGGACGCCGATGGTGATCCGGGCCGGCGGAGCCGTGGTGAACATCGCGCTCAACGCCGTGTTGATCTTCGGCGTCGGGCTCGGCGTCGTCGGTGCGGCGATCGGCACCGTGGTCGCAAACGTCGTCGTCACCACGACGTTCGCGCTCGGTCTCACGCACGGTCGCGTCCCGTTCGTTGGATTGTTTGCGGTGACGCTCGATCCGCTCGGGACGTACGTCGATCGCGACACCATCCGTCAACTGGTCGAGATCGGTACGCCGATGATCGGGAAGAATTTGGCATGGCGACTGGGCGAGTTTCCGCTGCTCGCGATCGTCGACATCTTCGGGACGGCGGTCGCGGCGGCGTTCGTGATCGCGCTGCGGGTACGAGACCTGATGAACACGCCGGGCTGGGGGTTCAGTCTCGCGTCGTCGAGCCTCGTGGGACAGGAACTCGGGATCGGCGACGAGGCGAGCGCCGAAGCGTACGGCCGCGACGTCATGCGGTTCGCGGTCGTGGTGTACTTCGTCTCGGCGGGACTCGTGTTCGTGCTCGCCGAACCGATCGCGCTCGCGTTCGTCGGCGATCCGACCGCGCCCGCGCTACCGATCACGGTGACGCTGATCTACGCCACCTGTATCGGAATCGTGTTCCGCGGGCTCTCACGGACGGCGAGTGGCCCGCTCCGCGCGAGCGGCGATACCCGCTGGCCGTTCTACGGACAGGTGTTGGGGTATGCGGTCGCCATCCCGGTCGCTTACCTGGGAGCAGTCACGCCGCTCGGTCTCGCCGGGCTGGGGCTTGCGATCGTCATCGAGATGGTGGCTCCCGCGATCGTCAACTACTACCGGTTTTCGACCGGCAAGTGGAAAGCGATCAGTCGGTCGTATCGACCGGCAGCGAGCGCCGGCGACTGA
- a CDS encoding beta-ketoacyl-ACP reductase — translation MEDRTCVVTGSSRGIGRGIAECFGTQGANVVVNYRRSETEANEVVDQIEAAGGRALAVQADVTDQEEVEAMREATHDAFGRADVVVNNAGINQDVLFTEMSHEEWDTVLDIHLDGAFHCTQAFYDDIAAAEEGRLINISSIVGKGGNMGQANYATAKSGIFGFTRTLALELADEGSTSNCVAPGFIATRMLDGVPEKLKAGIEDDTPLGRLGTVEEVAEVVGFLAGEKSSFITGEVIDVNGGKDL, via the coding sequence ATGGAGGATCGAACATGTGTGGTGACCGGCTCGTCGCGCGGGATCGGACGGGGAATCGCCGAGTGCTTCGGAACGCAGGGGGCGAACGTCGTCGTCAACTACCGTCGGTCGGAAACGGAAGCCAACGAGGTCGTCGACCAGATCGAAGCGGCCGGTGGGCGTGCACTCGCGGTCCAAGCGGATGTCACCGATCAAGAGGAGGTAGAGGCGATGCGAGAGGCGACCCACGACGCGTTCGGTCGTGCGGACGTCGTGGTCAACAACGCGGGAATCAACCAAGACGTGCTGTTTACCGAGATGAGCCACGAGGAGTGGGACACGGTACTCGATATTCACCTCGATGGCGCATTTCACTGCACGCAGGCGTTTTACGACGACATCGCGGCGGCGGAGGAGGGCCGACTGATCAACATCTCGAGCATCGTGGGCAAAGGTGGCAACATGGGACAGGCCAACTACGCGACGGCGAAAAGCGGGATCTTCGGGTTCACCCGGACGCTGGCGTTGGAGCTCGCGGACGAGGGGTCGACGTCGAACTGTGTCGCCCCGGGGTTCATCGCGACCCGAATGCTCGACGGCGTTCCGGAAAAGCTGAAAGCGGGCATCGAGGACGACACGCCACTCGGACGGCTCGGCACCGTCGAAGAGGTCGCCGAGGTCGTCGGCTTCCTCGCGGGCGAGAAATCGTCGTTCATCACCGGCGAAGTGATCGACGTCAACGGTGGCAAGGACCTGTAA
- a CDS encoding BtpA/SgcQ family protein: MDVFRTDTPIIGMVHLPPLPGSPRFEGDRDAIRERLQQDASALEAGGVDGIMLENFGDAPFYPDRVPRHVVADIAALAATLRDHVSIPFGVNVLRNDVHSALAIAAATGGAFVRVNVHTGARLTDQGVVEGMAHETLRLRERLDADVAILADLDVKHSAPLAERPLAEELADLVERGGADAVVVSGAGTGATVDTQLLDRVVECRDARGLDAPVFLGSGVTPETAPDLLSVADGAIVGTALKQGTETTNPVDEAAVERVAEAVP; the protein is encoded by the coding sequence ATGGATGTTTTTCGCACGGACACGCCGATCATCGGAATGGTTCACTTGCCGCCGCTCCCGGGATCGCCCAGGTTCGAGGGCGACCGAGACGCGATCCGCGAGCGATTACAGCAGGACGCGTCGGCGCTCGAAGCGGGCGGCGTCGACGGGATCATGCTTGAAAACTTCGGCGATGCGCCGTTCTATCCCGACCGCGTGCCTCGCCACGTCGTCGCCGACATCGCAGCGCTCGCTGCCACGCTTCGCGACCACGTCTCGATCCCGTTCGGCGTGAACGTTCTCAGGAACGACGTCCATAGCGCGCTCGCTATTGCGGCCGCCACAGGTGGAGCGTTCGTTCGCGTGAACGTTCACACCGGCGCGCGCCTCACCGATCAGGGCGTCGTCGAGGGTATGGCCCACGAGACGTTGCGGCTCCGCGAGCGGCTCGACGCCGATGTCGCGATCCTCGCCGACCTCGACGTGAAACACTCCGCACCGCTTGCCGAGCGTCCTCTTGCCGAGGAACTCGCCGATCTCGTCGAACGCGGGGGTGCCGACGCCGTGGTCGTGAGCGGGGCCGGAACGGGCGCGACCGTCGATACCCAACTCCTCGATCGCGTGGTCGAGTGCCGCGACGCTCGCGGGCTCGACGCACCAGTCTTCCTCGGGAGCGGCGTCACGCCCGAGACGGCCCCCGATCTGCTCTCGGTTGCCGATGGGGCGATCGTCGGCACAGCACTCAAACAGGGCACTGAGACGACCAACCCGGTGGATGAAGCGGCAGTCGAGCGTGTCGCTGAAGCCGTTCCGTAG
- a CDS encoding carbohydrate kinase family protein, which translates to MSLPEVVTVGSAVVDRIYTLSNLPQPDGGAFVRDHTTAVGGVAANVASGLVELGHETGIVTRLGTDAAERIEADLRERGLDCTRVRSGPETSSYTLILRGPDGERMVIAGGQSVPNLRLDSADMRYVSDASVVFTSAYAPDAVVSRLVSARERGALSTLVFDLAGPLSELEGRGTSPATIDRLLDAADLFVVGAVAAQSYFGGHDEAITALERRDVGRAAVTRGDAGAVVLDGRTTVDVPAIEVAVADTTGAGDVFTAGLIHAWLLNGLSAREAGRFAAGAAALNCTVEGARGRLPTESEIRAFLKE; encoded by the coding sequence ATGTCGTTGCCGGAGGTCGTCACGGTCGGCAGTGCGGTCGTCGACCGGATCTACACGCTGTCGAACCTTCCCCAACCCGACGGTGGGGCGTTCGTCCGAGACCACACTACCGCCGTTGGCGGTGTCGCCGCGAACGTCGCGTCCGGACTCGTCGAACTCGGACACGAAACCGGGATCGTCACACGGCTCGGGACGGACGCTGCCGAGCGAATCGAGGCGGACCTGCGGGAACGCGGTCTCGACTGCACTCGGGTGCGTTCCGGCCCCGAAACGTCGTCGTACACCCTGATCCTGCGAGGACCGGATGGCGAACGGATGGTCATCGCCGGCGGCCAGAGTGTCCCGAATCTCCGACTCGACAGCGCCGATATGCGCTACGTCAGCGACGCAAGCGTGGTCTTCACGAGCGCCTACGCACCGGATGCAGTCGTTTCCAGACTTGTCTCGGCCCGTGAACGCGGTGCACTCTCGACACTCGTGTTCGATCTCGCTGGCCCGCTCTCGGAGCTCGAAGGACGAGGGACGTCGCCCGCGACCATCGATCGCCTCCTCGACGCCGCCGACCTCTTCGTGGTCGGTGCGGTCGCCGCACAGTCGTATTTCGGCGGGCACGACGAAGCCATCACAGCGCTCGAACGACGGGATGTCGGTCGTGCCGCCGTGACTCGCGGTGACGCGGGCGCAGTGGTGCTCGATGGACGGACGACGGTCGACGTTCCGGCTATCGAGGTGGCTGTCGCGGACACGACGGGGGCCGGTGACGTCTTCACTGCGGGGCTGATCCACGCATGGCTACTAAACGGGCTATCGGCGAGGGAAGCGGGACGGTTCGCCGCTGGTGCGGCCGCGCTCAACTGTACCGTCGAAGGTGCGCGCGGCCGCCTCCCGACCGAATCCGAGATTCGGGCGTTCCTGAAGGAATAG
- a CDS encoding cyclase family protein, with amino-acid sequence MQIDLSHRIETGMTIYPGDPSVSVDPHATHVPDGCHVDSVELGSHTGTHVDAPLHIAPDGRALGTYSLDEFTFEAVRVDCTALDDRDPISIEYVPDCEAELVVFWTGWSSHWNTERYLDHPYLTPDAAAACAEQGYAVGVDTLNPDPTPTENVVENEPDGFRAHRTLLGADELIVENLCNLGAVSERFELRAYPLALGGDGAPVRAVGVVE; translated from the coding sequence ATGCAGATCGATCTCAGTCACCGGATCGAGACCGGAATGACGATCTATCCGGGCGATCCATCGGTCTCCGTCGACCCGCATGCGACGCACGTTCCCGACGGTTGCCACGTCGACAGCGTGGAACTGGGAAGCCATACAGGAACCCACGTCGACGCACCGCTGCATATCGCGCCGGACGGGCGAGCCCTCGGTACTTATTCGCTCGACGAGTTCACGTTCGAGGCCGTTCGGGTGGACTGTACGGCTCTGGACGATCGCGACCCTATTTCGATCGAATACGTTCCCGACTGTGAGGCGGAGCTCGTCGTCTTCTGGACCGGCTGGAGCTCACACTGGAACACCGAGCGGTATCTCGATCACCCCTATCTGACACCCGACGCTGCCGCGGCGTGTGCCGAACAGGGCTATGCAGTCGGTGTAGATACGCTGAATCCCGACCCAACGCCTACCGAAAACGTTGTCGAGAACGAGCCGGACGGGTTTCGGGCACATCGGACGCTCCTCGGTGCCGACGAGCTCATCGTCGAAAACCTCTGTAACCTCGGGGCGGTCAGCGAACGCTTCGAACTCCGTGCGTATCCGCTGGCACTCGGTGGCGATGGCGCGCCGGTTCGTGCGGTCGGCGTCGTCGAGTAA
- a CDS encoding HdeD family acid-resistance protein, whose translation MSTETTTTGNEQSLAMSWRSLAIVGVLTALLGVLAIVFPFVTGVSLSVLLGVLLVAGGFMHVAHAFTAQGWKGRLWQVLLAGLYGVAGIALLVNPLFTLATLTLILAAFFFADGIIETIMGLRLRGESGWAWLLASGVLGIVVGAAIWIGWPSTALWVVGLLFGINLLSTGLSMLMLAMGGRSHVRETEDISQPGTKPRGA comes from the coding sequence ATGAGTACAGAAACAACAACTACTGGCAACGAACAGTCATTAGCGATGAGCTGGCGTTCGCTCGCGATTGTCGGCGTCCTGACCGCGCTGCTCGGCGTGTTAGCGATCGTGTTCCCGTTCGTGACCGGCGTGTCGCTCTCGGTCCTGCTGGGTGTGTTGCTCGTGGCCGGCGGCTTCATGCACGTCGCTCACGCGTTCACCGCACAGGGCTGGAAAGGAAGGCTTTGGCAGGTCCTACTCGCAGGGCTCTACGGAGTGGCGGGGATCGCCCTGCTGGTGAACCCACTGTTCACGCTGGCGACGCTAACGCTCATCCTCGCGGCGTTTTTCTTCGCCGACGGGATCATCGAGACGATCATGGGTCTCCGGCTTCGGGGTGAGAGCGGCTGGGCGTGGCTGCTCGCCAGCGGGGTGCTCGGCATCGTCGTCGGCGCTGCGATCTGGATCGGATGGCCAAGCACCGCCCTCTGGGTGGTCGGCCTCCTGTTCGGCATCAATCTCCTCAGCACCGGACTCTCGATGCTCATGCTCGCCATGGGCGGACGCAGCCACGTTCGTGAGACAGAGGACATCAGCCAACCCGGCACGAAGCCGCGCGGCGCGTGA
- a CDS encoding type II secretion system F family protein, protein MSHEIAGAGYEGGSSTLGDRFYPLYRWLFDADGDFVDDMERKIAEARMGDTVEMYLSRALAIGVIAGALLWFVATLAGYAVVELYVTEVPKLTDLRILYGTALEVFEAIKIPLLVAVSGLVFGLVGFAFGFGTLIAIPYFRANSRKREINMLLADSVSFMYALSIGGLNQLEIFEAMAEADDTYGEVAKEFESIYLETEYFDTDYRTAIRKQTARTPSEELSQFLTDMLSIIDSGGDMTDFLKDKKDKHLRTAKQEQSLVLETLELFGEMYITLSVFPLLLIIILVVMSMIGGSQTTLLFVTVYALIPLIAIGFMILVSTVQQDEVGDGYLRPDDVEGEWTGKSGLGRITDLGAVERYAGTHAVFDRIRDREGTYQTAKLLERPHLFFRDHPLAVLALTIPATIVLLGFALVSGAAPLSIDGFVANPIGSTVLWIYVPLYLNLLPLAVFYEWNVRSRRRITGKLSESLRKLSSANSTGLTLLESLRLVADTSSGRLADEFRTMYAKVNYGTSLTAALVEFNNTYHIPRLARTVNVITHAQEASSQITEVLTTAARASENQDDLERERRSRARMQVAIIVMTFLTLLGVMAMLEVNFLGTMASTGQEASTSGASGGAASGASGPASFGSNVDVDLMGMLFFHAVTIQGIMSGFIAGYIRSGDLLTGTKFAVILPTASLLVFAVI, encoded by the coding sequence GTGAGCCACGAGATCGCAGGGGCGGGCTACGAAGGGGGATCGAGCACACTCGGCGATCGATTCTACCCGCTCTATCGATGGCTGTTCGACGCCGACGGCGACTTCGTCGACGACATGGAGCGGAAGATCGCCGAGGCGCGGATGGGCGACACCGTCGAGATGTACCTCTCGCGGGCACTCGCGATCGGCGTCATCGCTGGCGCGTTGCTGTGGTTCGTCGCCACGCTGGCCGGCTACGCCGTCGTGGAGCTCTACGTCACCGAAGTACCGAAACTGACCGATCTCCGTATCCTCTACGGCACCGCGCTCGAAGTCTTCGAGGCGATCAAAATCCCGCTGCTCGTCGCGGTTTCGGGTCTGGTGTTCGGACTCGTCGGCTTCGCGTTCGGGTTCGGGACGCTGATCGCGATCCCGTACTTCCGGGCGAACTCGCGAAAGCGCGAGATCAACATGCTGCTCGCAGACTCGGTCTCGTTTATGTACGCGCTCTCGATCGGCGGGCTGAACCAACTCGAGATCTTCGAGGCGATGGCCGAGGCCGACGACACCTACGGCGAGGTCGCAAAGGAGTTCGAGAGTATCTATCTCGAAACCGAGTATTTCGACACCGACTATCGAACGGCGATCAGAAAGCAGACCGCGCGGACGCCGAGCGAGGAGCTGAGTCAGTTTCTGACCGACATGCTCTCGATCATCGACTCCGGCGGGGATATGACCGACTTTCTGAAGGACAAGAAGGACAAACACCTCCGGACCGCGAAACAGGAACAGTCGCTGGTGCTCGAAACCCTCGAACTCTTCGGGGAGATGTACATCACACTCTCGGTGTTCCCGCTGCTGCTCATTATCATTCTCGTCGTGATGAGCATGATCGGCGGCTCACAGACCACGCTACTTTTCGTCACCGTCTACGCGCTGATTCCGTTGATCGCGATCGGGTTCATGATCTTGGTCTCGACGGTCCAGCAGGACGAGGTCGGCGACGGCTATCTCCGGCCGGACGACGTCGAGGGCGAGTGGACCGGGAAATCGGGGCTCGGCCGGATCACGGATCTCGGAGCTGTCGAGCGCTACGCCGGCACACACGCCGTGTTCGATAGGATCCGCGACCGCGAGGGGACGTATCAGACGGCGAAGCTGCTCGAACGGCCCCACCTGTTCTTCCGGGATCATCCGCTCGCGGTGCTCGCGCTCACGATCCCAGCCACGATCGTACTGCTCGGGTTCGCGCTCGTCTCGGGTGCCGCGCCGCTCTCGATCGATGGGTTCGTCGCGAATCCGATCGGAAGCACGGTGCTGTGGATCTACGTGCCGCTGTATCTGAATCTCTTGCCGCTCGCGGTGTTCTACGAGTGGAACGTCAGGTCGCGCCGACGGATCACCGGCAAACTCTCAGAGAGCCTTCGCAAACTGTCGAGCGCGAATAGTACAGGACTCACCCTGCTGGAGTCGTTGCGTCTGGTCGCCGACACCTCCTCGGGACGGCTCGCCGACGAGTTCCGAACGATGTACGCGAAGGTGAACTACGGGACGAGCCTGACCGCGGCGCTGGTCGAGTTCAACAACACCTATCACATCCCGCGACTCGCCCGGACGGTGAACGTGATCACCCACGCCCAGGAGGCCTCCAGCCAGATTACGGAGGTGCTCACCACCGCGGCGCGGGCGAGCGAGAATCAGGACGATCTCGAACGCGAGCGCCGGTCGCGCGCGAGGATGCAGGTCGCGATCATCGTGATGACTTTCCTCACGCTGCTCGGGGTGATGGCCATGTTGGAGGTCAACTTCCTCGGCACGATGGCGAGCACCGGCCAGGAGGCAAGTACGAGCGGCGCGAGCGGGGGTGCAGCGAGCGGTGCGAGCGGACCGGCGAGTTTCGGGAGTAACGTCGACGTCGATCTGATGGGGATGCTGTTCTTCCACGCGGTGACGATCCAGGGGATCATGTCGGGGTTCATCGCGGGCTACATCCGGAGCGGCGACCTGCTGACCGGCACCAAGTTCGCAGTGATCCTTCCGACTGCTTCGCTGCTCGTGTTCGCGGTGATCTAA
- a CDS encoding type II/IV secretion system ATPase subunit — protein MGDTESEPTERIAAAVETASTLARVVDRRTVDTDPSVDEDSFFATADGRTTVANRYDLAKAVPIEKRAHFREVTRYWVNKPYSFVVIFHSAKENEEKYYLVEPHVTEIEADLEGFLTRKLKTAIKYSSDEVVVEGSDADRGRVIETETARLLDRYGLYDGPIAGAGESGVIARLKRALGMGADGDDEERDGNLDGIAARPEAAVLDEDAKNLSEYQVEKLLYRLKRDFIGYGRIDGIKHDVNVEDISCDGYNSPVFVYHSDREQLISNVHHGEDELDDFVVKLAQRSGKGISKRQPQVDATLPDGSRAQLTLGYEVSDHGTNYTIRQFKDVPFTPIDLINWGTFSLEEMAYVWLCIENNKSMLFAGGTASGKTTSLNAVSLFIPSKAKIVSIEDTRELEIPQRNWVASVTRPSFSADDAGDVDEFKLLEAGLRQRPDYILMGEVRGEEGRTLFQVMSTGHTTLTTFHADNVGEVIKRFTTDPINVSKTLFTALDLVSIQTATRVRGQKVRRNKVLTEINYYDAENDEINVQDVFQWQAETDEFLRMGTSTTLEEIKFDRGWGQERLSSELFKRKVVLAYLIDNGLNTYTEAAATLQAFINDPETILGLIANDRLDESLDDLRGMESVLIDTDPAAEAMVPRPDPDEELEDLTGSILDEADDRLFDEYRQQATPHLTAALADGGRDTDETGRGAEDEE, from the coding sequence GTGGGTGACACGGAGTCGGAGCCTACGGAACGGATCGCGGCCGCGGTCGAGACCGCGAGCACGCTTGCCCGAGTAGTCGATCGGCGAACGGTCGACACCGACCCATCTGTTGACGAGGATTCGTTTTTTGCGACCGCCGACGGACGGACGACGGTCGCCAACCGTTACGACCTCGCGAAGGCAGTCCCGATCGAAAAGCGTGCCCACTTTCGGGAAGTCACGCGGTACTGGGTCAACAAACCATACTCGTTCGTGGTGATCTTCCACTCCGCGAAGGAAAACGAGGAGAAGTACTACCTCGTCGAACCCCACGTCACGGAAATCGAGGCGGACTTAGAGGGGTTCCTGACCCGGAAGCTCAAGACGGCGATCAAGTATTCGAGCGACGAGGTCGTGGTCGAGGGGAGCGACGCCGACCGCGGGCGGGTCATCGAGACCGAGACCGCCCGACTGCTCGATCGCTATGGGTTGTACGACGGTCCGATCGCAGGGGCCGGCGAGTCGGGGGTAATCGCCCGACTGAAACGCGCACTCGGGATGGGGGCCGACGGCGACGACGAAGAACGCGACGGCAATCTCGACGGGATCGCGGCTCGTCCCGAGGCCGCGGTGCTCGACGAAGATGCAAAGAACCTCTCGGAATATCAGGTCGAGAAACTCCTCTACCGACTCAAGCGTGATTTCATCGGCTACGGCCGGATCGACGGCATCAAGCACGACGTCAACGTCGAGGATATCTCGTGTGACGGGTACAACAGCCCGGTGTTCGTCTATCACTCCGATCGCGAACAGCTGATATCCAACGTCCACCACGGCGAGGACGAACTCGACGATTTCGTCGTCAAACTCGCCCAGCGCTCGGGCAAGGGGATCTCGAAGCGCCAGCCCCAGGTCGACGCCACCCTTCCGGATGGGTCGCGCGCCCAACTTACCCTCGGCTACGAGGTGTCGGACCACGGGACCAACTACACCATCCGGCAGTTCAAGGACGTCCCGTTCACGCCGATCGACCTCATCAACTGGGGAACCTTCAGCCTGGAGGAGATGGCGTACGTCTGGCTCTGCATCGAGAACAACAAGTCGATGCTGTTCGCGGGCGGCACCGCGTCGGGCAAGACCACCAGTCTGAACGCGGTCTCGCTCTTTATTCCGAGCAAGGCGAAGATCGTCTCGATCGAGGACACGAGGGAGCTCGAGATTCCCCAGCGCAACTGGGTCGCCTCGGTTACCAGGCCATCGTTCAGCGCTGACGACGCCGGGGATGTCGACGAGTTCAAACTCCTCGAAGCGGGGCTCCGCCAGCGTCCCGACTACATCCTGATGGGCGAGGTTCGGGGCGAGGAGGGCCGGACGCTGTTCCAGGTGATGAGCACAGGTCACACCACGCTCACGACGTTCCACGCCGACAACGTCGGCGAGGTCATCAAGCGCTTCACGACCGATCCGATCAACGTCTCGAAGACGCTGTTCACCGCCTTGGATCTCGTGAGTATCCAGACAGCGACTCGCGTGCGGGGGCAGAAGGTCCGTCGGAACAAAGTCCTCACGGAGATCAACTACTACGACGCCGAGAACGACGAGATCAACGTCCAGGACGTGTTCCAGTGGCAGGCTGAAACCGACGAATTCCTTCGGATGGGCACATCGACCACTCTGGAGGAGATCAAGTTCGATCGCGGCTGGGGTCAGGAGCGTCTCTCGTCGGAGCTGTTCAAACGGAAGGTCGTGCTCGCCTATCTGATCGACAACGGGCTCAACACCTACACCGAGGCCGCCGCGACGCTCCAGGCGTTCATCAACGATCCCGAGACGATCCTCGGGCTGATCGCGAACGATCGGCTGGACGAGAGTCTCGACGATCTCCGTGGAATGGAAAGCGTCCTGATCGACACCGACCCGGCGGCGGAGGCAATGGTGCCCCGACCCGATCCCGATGAGGAGTTGGAGGATCTGACGGGTTCGATCCTCGACGAGGCCGACGATCGGCTGTTCGACGAGTACCGCCAGCAAGCGACGCCGCATCTCACCGCCGCGCTCGCTGACGGTGGGCGTGATACGGACGAAACTGGCCGTGGTGCGGAGGACGAGGAGTGA
- a CDS encoding pyridoxal phosphate-dependent aminotransferase has protein sequence MNPSERTQRVPPSGIRRFFELAEEMDDVISLGVGEPDFTAPWSAREAAIDSLERGRTSYTANRGMAELREAIATTVDEQYDLDYDPDEEIIVTAGASEAIDVAFRALLDPGDRVAVAQPAYISYVPGVIFAGGDPVRVPTREEDAFKLTVDTLEAHDAGEADVLVLCYPNNPTGAIMTREELAPIAAFARENDLTVLSDEIYAELTYGRDHTSIATLPGMRERTVVFNGFSKAYAMTGLRLGYALAPPETIRAMNRIHQYSLLSAPTTAQYAALDALEHADDAVAEMRTQYDRRRRFVLSRFAEMGIDCFEAEGAFYVFPESPWPDAEAFAEALLDETGVAVVPGDVFGAGGEGHLRVSYATGLEDLREAMARIEAFVE, from the coding sequence GTGAACCCCTCGGAGCGCACCCAACGCGTTCCTCCCTCGGGGATTCGACGGTTCTTCGAACTCGCCGAGGAGATGGACGACGTGATCTCGCTCGGGGTGGGAGAGCCCGATTTCACCGCACCCTGGAGCGCACGCGAGGCCGCCATCGACTCCCTCGAACGGGGCCGGACCTCCTACACTGCGAACCGCGGGATGGCCGAACTCCGCGAGGCGATCGCGACGACCGTCGACGAGCAGTACGATCTCGACTACGATCCCGACGAGGAGATCATCGTGACCGCGGGCGCATCGGAGGCGATCGACGTCGCCTTCCGCGCACTGCTCGACCCCGGCGATCGCGTCGCGGTCGCTCAGCCCGCCTACATCTCGTACGTGCCCGGCGTGATCTTCGCAGGCGGCGACCCAGTTCGAGTACCGACCCGCGAGGAAGACGCGTTCAAGCTCACCGTCGACACCCTGGAAGCACACGATGCGGGGGAGGCCGACGTGCTGGTGCTCTGCTATCCCAACAACCCCACCGGCGCGATCATGACTCGCGAAGAGCTCGCCCCGATCGCGGCGTTCGCCCGCGAGAACGACCTCACGGTTCTCTCGGACGAGATCTACGCCGAGCTCACGTACGGACGGGATCACACGTCGATCGCGACGTTGCCGGGAATGCGCGAACGGACGGTCGTGTTCAACGGCTTTTCGAAAGCCTACGCGATGACTGGCCTCCGGCTTGGCTACGCGCTCGCACCACCCGAAACGATCCGGGCGATGAACCGGATCCACCAGTATTCCTTGCTTTCGGCCCCGACGACCGCCCAGTACGCCGCACTCGACGCGCTCGAACACGCCGACGATGCGGTGGCGGAGATGCGCACCCAGTACGACCGCCGCCGCCGGTTCGTGCTCTCGCGGTTTGCGGAGATGGGAATCGACTGTTTCGAGGCCGAGGGAGCGTTCTACGTCTTCCCCGAGAGCCCGTGGCCCGACGCCGAGGCGTTCGCGGAGGCGCTGCTCGACGAGACGGGCGTGGCGGTCGTTCCCGGCGACGTCTTCGGTGCGGGCGGCGAAGGCCATCTCCGGGTGTCGTACGCCACCGGTCTCGAGGATCTCCGCGAGGCGATGGCCCGGATCGAGGCGTTCGTCGAGTAG